A genomic segment from Argonema galeatum A003/A1 encodes:
- a CDS encoding Nif11-like leader peptide family RiPP precursor produces the protein MSQQAIQSINAENLPIEEYNFVKSQQAIYELCLALQQDEALKSQLETAKNPDNFIQVAAELGYDFTVSDLEFAMRWALEKTDLDSDEFDDYELSEEDLEAVAGGVVYARAMSNNSYWHDTGILVNQQCFHLLEQSTDARSQMEVALETMELWKWKGNNTVEVFDLDGKVSPYTITGIAYDGLALSLLQNTSGKETYSNGLTGILL, from the coding sequence ATGTCACAGCAAGCGATCCAGTCTATCAATGCTGAAAATTTACCGATTGAAGAGTACAATTTTGTCAAGTCTCAACAAGCGATTTACGAGCTATGTCTAGCACTTCAACAAGATGAAGCGCTCAAATCGCAGCTAGAAACTGCTAAAAACCCCGATAATTTTATCCAGGTTGCCGCCGAACTCGGTTATGATTTTACGGTTTCAGATCTGGAATTCGCCATGCGTTGGGCGCTGGAAAAGACAGATCTCGACTCAGATGAATTCGATGACTATGAACTCAGTGAAGAAGATTTAGAAGCGGTGGCGGGTGGAGTGGTTTACGCAAGAGCAATGTCCAACAATAGTTATTGGCACGATACGGGGATTTTGGTTAACCAACAATGTTTCCATTTACTCGAACAATCGACCGACGCACGAAGCCAAATGGAAGTGGCACTTGAAACGATGGAGTTGTGGAAATGGAAGGGCAACAACACAGTCGAAGTATTCGATCTCGACGGAAAAGTTAGTCCGTACACAATAACTGGCATCGCTTATGATGGGCTTGCCTTGAGTTTATTACAGAACACATCGGGTAAAGAAACTTACTCCAATGGTCTAACTGGTATTCTTCTTTAG
- a CDS encoding beta strand repeat-containing protein gives MQTYGWIRCCWRLLWVSYLTLSGTTVFTQYALAQLIPDRTLGSESSVTTPTVINDISSDRIDNGAIRGANLFHSFREFNVGSGGGVYFSNPAAIERIITRVTGGNSSQILGTLGVLGNADLFLINPNGIIFGPKARLDLKGSFIGSTASSIIFANGIEFSATNLQAPALLAINVPLGLQYGANPDRIINRSRDGTSESTLQVPVGKTFALVGGDVMLEGGTMKASQGRIELGSVGDNSLVNLTPIDRGWALNYDGVQNFRDLSLSQGAIVDTSGDSGGDIQIQARRLTMTDGAVISSDNGGSQRGGNIDITTSESVELVGGLNQAFGDFPVYTQISTSTVGTGASGNLTIRTGRLTIRDGAIIANQSIGAGNAGNLTVVASELIELIGVGSDNPLMPPSGLFAQASLGDVSFTGNGGNLTVETKRLIIRDGALIGTNTFTAGQAGNLTVKASESIELIGTNPSPELSGGIGAGVNIGAKGNSGDLTIETKRLTIEGGGQIAASTLGEGNAGDLIVNASESIELIGTRQNADLRIGSSGLFASAEEGATGKVGDARISAGRLIVRDGARISADNFGTNSGGNLMLNVGQLIIQNGGTVRAGSFGDGPGGILDVNADSVQVTGIGTLGGETINSALFTEADAGGNAGNLRITTGSLRIADSGEVNVGSLGSGAAGSLEINADSIGLDNFGRLRSDSKAGFGNINIHARDSLILRGNSGISTNSQGIDPGGNISITAANLVALENSDITANATNSFGGQVTINASGIFGTQFRDKQSDITSDITATSDLGAQFGGTVQINTPDVDPSAGLVELSTTVVDVEGLVAKNVCTRRDEAGSSFVVTGRGGLPPNPNDPMTNDIVAVEWARPDRADSKLRGGGGGRSERSQITNYQIVEAQGWIVAADGTIILTAKAPTATPHSPGLIQPGC, from the coding sequence ATGCAGACTTATGGCTGGATAAGATGCTGTTGGAGGTTGTTGTGGGTAAGTTACTTGACGCTGAGTGGGACTACTGTATTCACTCAATATGCTTTAGCGCAGCTCATTCCCGATCGGACTCTAGGCAGTGAAAGCTCTGTCACTACTCCAACGGTCATCAACGATATTAGCAGCGATCGCATTGATAATGGAGCGATTCGCGGCGCTAATCTGTTCCACAGTTTTCGGGAATTCAATGTCGGGTCAGGAGGGGGTGTCTATTTTTCTAACCCAGCTGCGATCGAACGAATTATAACGCGAGTGACAGGAGGAAATAGTTCCCAAATCTTAGGAACGCTGGGAGTTTTGGGAAATGCGGACTTATTTTTAATTAATCCCAATGGGATTATCTTTGGCCCCAAGGCTCGATTAGACCTCAAAGGTTCATTTATAGGCAGTACAGCCAGCAGTATTATATTTGCAAATGGCATAGAATTTAGCGCCACTAACCTCCAAGCGCCAGCACTACTAGCTATCAATGTTCCCTTGGGATTGCAATATGGCGCAAATCCCGATCGCATTATCAATCGAAGTAGGGATGGAACCTCAGAATCTACGCTGCAAGTGCCAGTTGGGAAAACTTTTGCGCTAGTGGGTGGCGATGTGATGCTCGAAGGCGGCACAATGAAAGCGTCGCAAGGACGAATAGAATTAGGCAGTGTTGGCGATAACAGTTTAGTCAATCTTACCCCGATCGATCGAGGCTGGGCGCTGAATTATGACGGGGTGCAGAACTTTCGAGATCTCAGCTTATCCCAAGGGGCAATTGTCGATACCAGCGGTGATAGTGGCGGGGATATTCAGATACAGGCAAGGCGCTTAACAATGACTGATGGAGCAGTGATTTCTTCTGATAATGGAGGCTCCCAACGTGGGGGAAATATAGATATCACCACTTCTGAATCGGTGGAACTTGTGGGCGGACTTAACCAGGCTTTTGGCGATTTTCCTGTTTATACCCAGATATCAACTTCTACCGTAGGAACTGGAGCATCTGGTAATTTAACAATTAGAACCGGAAGATTAACCATTCGAGATGGTGCAATTATCGCTAATCAATCAATTGGTGCCGGTAACGCCGGAAATTTGACGGTAGTTGCTTCGGAGCTTATAGAACTGATTGGAGTAGGATCAGATAACCCGTTGATGCCGCCTAGTGGCTTATTTGCACAAGCCTCCTTAGGCGACGTTTCCTTTACAGGTAATGGTGGAAACTTGACTGTGGAAACCAAACGGCTGATTATTCGAGATGGAGCATTAATAGGCACTAATACTTTTACAGCAGGTCAAGCGGGAAATTTGACAGTAAAAGCCTCCGAGTCTATAGAACTGATTGGCACAAATCCCTCGCCAGAATTATCGGGTGGCATCGGTGCGGGGGTTAATATTGGGGCTAAGGGCAATAGCGGCGACTTAACGATCGAAACTAAACGACTCACTATTGAAGGTGGCGGACAGATTGCAGCTTCCACATTGGGTGAGGGTAATGCAGGGGATTTGATTGTCAACGCTTCAGAGTCGATCGAACTGATTGGGACTCGACAAAATGCTGATTTAAGGATCGGTAGTAGCGGCTTGTTTGCTTCGGCAGAGGAAGGCGCTACTGGTAAGGTTGGAGATGCAAGGATTAGTGCTGGAAGGTTGATTGTCCGGGATGGAGCGAGAATCTCAGCAGACAATTTCGGCACAAATTCAGGTGGAAATTTAATGTTAAACGTAGGGCAATTAATTATTCAGAATGGGGGTACTGTAAGGGCTGGATCTTTTGGTGATGGCCCTGGAGGAATCTTAGATGTGAATGCTGATTCGGTGCAGGTAACTGGGATCGGCACATTGGGAGGTGAAACAATTAATAGCGCCTTATTTACTGAAGCCGACGCGGGTGGAAATGCGGGAAACTTGAGGATTACAACTGGCTCTTTGAGAATAGCAGATTCTGGAGAAGTCAATGTAGGCAGTCTGGGGTCAGGAGCGGCAGGTAGCTTGGAAATCAATGCTGATTCGATCGGGCTCGATAACTTTGGTAGGCTTAGATCTGACAGTAAGGCAGGATTTGGGAACATTAATATCCACGCACGGGACTCGTTGATATTACGCGGCAATAGCGGAATTAGCACTAATTCGCAAGGCATCGATCCTGGAGGAAATATCAGTATCACCGCAGCTAACTTAGTGGCGCTGGAAAATAGCGACATTACTGCTAATGCAACAAATAGCTTCGGCGGTCAAGTCACTATTAATGCTTCTGGTATCTTTGGCACTCAGTTCCGCGACAAACAGAGCGATATCACCAGCGATATCACCGCCACTTCCGATTTAGGCGCTCAGTTCGGCGGTACTGTGCAAATCAACACGCCTGATGTAGACCCCAGTGCTGGGTTAGTCGAGCTATCTACAACAGTGGTTGATGTGGAAGGTTTAGTCGCCAAAAACGTTTGTACTCGGCGAGATGAGGCAGGCAGTTCCTTTGTAGTAACAGGAAGGGGTGGTTTACCCCCAAATCCCAACGATCCCATGACCAACGACATTGTAGCGGTTGAGTGGGCTAGGCCCGATCGGGCCGACTCCAAGCTCAGAGGAGGAGGTGGAGGAAGGAGTGAGCGATCGCAAATTACCAATTACCAGATTGTGGAAGCTCAAGGCTGGATAGTCGCTGCGGATGGCACCATTATCCTGACTGCCAAAGCACCCACAGCTACTCCTCACAGTCCCGGCTTGATTCAACCGGGCTGCTAG